The Naumovozyma dairenensis CBS 421 chromosome 2, complete genome genome segment ATCATGATAACAATTACGATCGCGATTGTTTTATTTGCCTGTATTCTGTCACCAAATCCGTCAATCTTTCGCTGAAAGTTTTCGTGATCATTTCGATTTGATCTAACATATCGAAGTGgttttccaattcattgCATTTTTCCAACAACTTCTTGAATTCCTGTATATTTCTGTCGATTACACCTTCTATAATTCCTTCATCAATCAAAGTATATTGATTATGACAAATATCAATGGTTTGTAACTGAATTGTTTCCACGTAACCATGGATCTTGTAAAGcaaataatcaaaatcaatGCTCAACTTGTCGATTCCCAATGGGTCCTCCTCTAACTTCGAGTCTGCAGCCCCTGGAGTCAAATCTACAGACATGCCATTTAATTATGTTATTATCAGACGCTTCAAACAGAAGAAACTACAAACGTAATACAGTAAGTACTTGATACCTAAGATAGAAAACAGTTCCAATTTTCGACAGCAATAGATTTGTATAACAGATCGAGTATTAGTTCTTCttaatttatcttcttAACCAGCTTCTTTTTTACTATACTAGCTTTGCTGACTCGTATCAAATGACGGAGGTGTTCTTtaagttttgaaatttaaGAAACAGGTTAATCAACTTCAATGGAACGTTACAGACAGATTTGCAAGAAgtcaaaaatatatgaagCAATAATTATCGAACATCAACGCTGTACCGAGTATcagatatatattgtatcttaaattggaaaagaaGTTATTGTTATATTAAAAACCGTTTTATATTGTTCAGTATTGAAGATACTTCGTTATATTTTTACCCTATTCCATAATTCGAAAGCTGAAGAAGTAATTCTTAACAAAAAGGGAACTGACAGATCAATCAATTACACCAAATGTCCAGCGGAATTTATTTATCTGATACTCCGATTAGAAGGGCCCAAGCCTCTGGGAGTCCTCTTCTAAGAAAGATCCAAAGAGCATGTAGAATGTCTCTTCCTGAACCAGATCTAGCTTTGAATTTAGATGTTGCCGattatattaatgaaaaacaGGGTGCTGCTCCAAGAGATGCTGCTATTGCCATCGTTAATCTAATCAACAATAGAGATGTGCATACTGCTATTTTTGCCTTGGCCTTATTAGACGTCCTAGTTAAGAATTGTGGATATCCATTCCATTTACAAATCTCAAGAAAGGAATTTTTGAACGAATTGGTCAAGAGGTTCCCTGAACATCCTCCTATGAGATATTCTAAAGTACATAGGTTGGTATTGACTGCTATCGAGGAATGGTATCAAACTATTTGTAAACATTCTAGTTATAAGGAAGATTTAGGTTACATTAGGGATATGAGaagattattgaaatataagGGCTATGCGTTCCCAAAGATCCAAGCTGAAGATTTGGCTGTTATGAGAGAAACtgatcaattgaaaactCCGAGtgaaattcaaaaagaacaagaaatcGCACAGGCCGCcaaattggaagaattaATTAGACGTGGTAAACCAGAGGATTTAAGGGAAGCtaataaattaatgaagatCATGGCTGGATTTAAAGAAGACAACGCAAGAAATGCTAAGCAAACCATTCAAActgaattaaataaattaaaacgTAAAGCTGatttattcaatgaaatgATGTCAACATCTGCATCGCCAGATGTAAGTAACGAAACTATTGAGGAATTATTTAGTGCACTAAAGGGTGCTCAACcaaaattccaaaagattattgaagaagaacatgATGACGATGCATTAGTTcaagatttattgaaattcaaCGATACTGTTAATCAACTGTTAGAAAAATATTCGCTGTTGAAAATCGGTAATTCTAGTGCTGCATCACAAATCCATCCTGTTGCAATTTCAAACACAGCATCTGACCAACAAACTAATTCCGGTGCATTGGCCCACGAAATAAATCTGTTAGATTTTGGTGACGACAACGATAACGCTACAAATTCAGGTTCTCCTGCAGTGCAAACTAATGCgatcaataataacacaAATAGCGCTCCAGTTGACGATTTATTAGGGGATTTGAATGACCTAACAATATCTACTCCTGCTCCATCTCAAAATTTTGGTGTAGGTGGTAGCATCTCATTGGGTGGTCCATCTCAACCAACCACCTCAACAACACCCGCTAACGCTAACTCTTTGGATTTACTCGGCGAATTGTCTACGACAACCTCCAATACTACAACTACGACTAACAATGCTAACGCAAATTCCTTAGATTTATTCGGTGATTCTACTACTATATCTCAGCAAGCACAATCAACAAGAATCTTGGTTCATCAATCCTCGACAGTTAAGATCGAATTCGAGCTAAGCAGAGAAACAAACACAACGATAAAACTAAAATCCTATTTCAGTAATacatcaacatcaaatCTAACTCAACTGACTTTCCTAGTGGCCATCCCCAAATCGATGAAATTACGGTTATTACCACAATCAACTAATGAATTACCACCTTTAGTTCAAAATGGTATCACACAAGAAGCATGGGTTGATAACTTTGATGTTAGCTCTGTTAAACCattgaaaattaaatggaaattaaattatatgaagTCAGGATGTCCAGCTGAAGAGACTGCAGTATTTACGTTACCTAAagtataaatataataatacgtTTAAAAGAGCCTATTAAGTCGGGGAACAAGGAAACgatgtatatttttattacatatattatataatgaataatacGTCTTTTGTAGAACTGTATATTGTATAGTAcagagaaaataatatcaaatatGGCTCGCATCTGGTCCAATCTATAATATGAATCTTAAATTGTCGAACCTTCAATATAAAGTTATAggtaatgttattattccATCGTAaggaaattattagatactTCATGATTATTAATTCAATGATTATAATAGTGATCATCgtcaagaaaaaaataaataccTAGCTTTGTATTATGGTCCCTGAAGAGTTTCAATTTGAGATTGAGATTGAGGTTGAGATGGAGGTTGAGGTTGAGATTGAGATGGCTCctgtttttgttgttgagaTCTTTCCAAGATTTCTTGCGGCGTTGGTGATTTTATCTTTGAAGATACGTTATTCACGTTTGGCATGGAGCCCAGATTACTACCGTTACCATTTGGAAACTGTTGCTGAGGGTGTGGCGCAGAAGATAAAGTAGTTACTGCATGTGAGGGAGTAGGAGACTGAGACTGCAGCTGTTGTTGCAACTGATGTTGTTGCTGCAGTTGCTTTTGCTCTTTCAAAGTgttgtaataattttctgCCGCTTTCATGGCCATTTTGGGAGAGATGTCTGGTTTTTGAGCCATAATCTTCCTCATGTATGTTTCAATAACTTCTCTTGCTGTATAGACTCTACCTGATGAAGAAGGAGTTGGGCCCGCATTTGAAGCAGTAGGTTGTTTGGGAGGCGATGGCAAGGACAATGAAAGATTTGAATTAGATTGAGTAATATGATTCAGTGATCTCTTTACGGCATTAGTTCCATTCACatctatattattattgttattattaaagaCGTTGTTTGGTAAGGACGAAGAGGACTGAACTTGCTTAGGTGTACTTGATCTTGCTCTACCAGTGGATGTGGACGACCTATTAGATTTTTGGTTTTGCGAGGAAGTTGGTAAAGCACCAGGCGAAGATGCAATTTGCGCAGCGGCAGCAGCAGCTTGTATTTGCTTCTGTTGTATTCTATTCTTTGCTGTTCTTCTTAACTGAATGTCTCTTCTCAACGCATCGTCACGTTGAGCTTTTAGTTCTGACATTTCTGCTGGAGTAGGAACTTTCATATTCTTACAATCGAGTGGTTTTCTTGGTTGTGTTGCGTTTGGTTTGGGTGCATTCTCCCGCTTCttaattattttcttcatcgaATCAAACATACTTGCCCAACGTAATCTTTTATGTCCTCTTTGTATCGAATCTGGTCCAACACCAAGTGGTGAGATTCTCCTATTTTGGGCTTGTTGAAATTTATGAGCTTCCATCAGCCACTGTTGTGCTGCATGAGCTCTTGGCCctttcaaatcattaaaattcaatttttcattcaattggacgaatctttcaaaacattGCCAAGGAGTTCTTCTTTCCATATTCGACATAAAACTTTGGCTTGGTCTATCACTGATCATATGAGAGCTAATTAGTTCCCAATTATAACCATATGAATTTATATTTCTAACTAATTCTTGATCATCTTCTGGTAACCAAATAGTTGGAGTTCGATTTTGTAAATAACGTAATGAAGGTACCGGTGGAGGCCTCAAATAATGACTTCTTCTATTACCGTAAAACATACCTCTTCTTTTACTTAATTGAGCAATGGAttgttcttcatcaattacttgtttttcaattaaCTTATAGAAAtgttcatcatctaatgtAACTAAAGCTTTCGAAATTGGGGTGAATGGTAAAGAGTCTTGGCTACTGGTTAGTTCATGGTCACTGATACCGATATACTTGGGTAATTCCTTTAATAGTGTTTTTTCTAATGGAGACAAGATCGGATCGTTATTTGAGTTTAGgattaatttcattgaatccttattaaattcatcttgGAGATGTTGTTCGTattcttctaatgataTTGAGGGTAACTCAACTGGGACAATTTCCTTTGATGGATCTGGTCTTTCTAGTAACTttgaaatatcaatatatttttcatcttccGCTTTACGCTCAATTGTTATATCCTCCTTATTCGAAGTTTTGTCATCGGTATTATCGTTGGCTTTCTCGTTAGAGGATGCTGTGGATACATCATCGACAAAAGAATTGTTTCCATTATTCAAGTTTGCATCATTATCGTTAATAGTAGGAACAGTCGTTGTAACAGTATCAGGATTAATATTTATAGACATAAGATAATTTGGCTCTTTAACTTTGATACAAACTATCTTACCAAATTTCCAATAATCTTGTACAGCTTTTGCCACCACCATCGACATTgcaattttaaaatttaaagattctTTAAAATCTGTACTCATCCATTTCGCTTCATTGAGCAATGTTGAATGGTGGGTATGTTGATTATTAAACATTGCggaatcaataaatttcttAGGCTGTCGTAGTGACCAAAGACCCAATCTtcttaattcttcaattcttgaaCCGACCACCGTAATTCTTGACTCATTTAATGCATCATTGATGATATCTGTAGTTAAAGCTTTATGAGCTCTTGGGATTAGATTAATTAATGGTAATGTTTGAGccatatattttaattctGCCAATGGTAAAGCTTGCGGTATTTTCGATGGTATTGTTTCATTCATTAGTAAATATACTTGGTTCCTTGAGCTAATATCCGATAatgatttttgtttttcttgttgcctttgatgatttatatCATTCATAATTTTATCCTTTTCTTGCTTTTTTCTTAGtttcattaaatcatttaaaagtggaataatttcaaattcattatctgaGTTGACTGGAGTTGGTATAGAAGGTAATATATTAACACCTGGATAGTATAATTCTTGCTTCACTGGGGTAGGTCTTGTTAGAGGAGTActtgatatattattattactattgttGGAAATAGGAGTAGAAAGATTagattttaatttcttttctggCGGTAGGTGTTCATCTTTGGAAGTGCTTGCAAGCTCATCTTGCAAAGGTCTTTTCAAGGTTGAATTGTTAGAAGAAACGTAATGGTTAGCAATGGTTATTGACGATGTCcttggaatattattatctgtATGAGTGTCTATTTTCGAATATGATAAGTCAGTTAAAGATTTACTACCTCCaactttattattgttattattaagggttttattttgtcttttttGATTAGTACCCGTAATATTACCTTTTGTTAGAGCAGATGGAGATATTGCTCTAGGAGAAGGAGTCGGCGTTCGGGATGATTTATTGTTCTTATTTACAATATTTTCTGgtgaaattgattttctttgtaaGAGATATGAAGATCTTGGTAACGTATGCCTTTGAAACTTTTTACCCTTccttatattattttcagaaacgaattgatcaatttgttcatgtatttcttttctatcATTGATCTTTAAAAGGTCGCTTAATCTTGACATGCAATATAATTGGACCATCCTGTCATTTCTCTCATTTATcattttatcaatattagACGATAGCaatttgttattattgggAGGTATGACAACGTTATTCTTCTCACTAGTCGTAGCGTTATTGTCACTACTGCTGGTGCCGGCGGGTAGATCCGAACTAGATTTAGCGATCATTACGTAATATCTgtattttgattattttgtCTGTATTTCTGTCGACTCAATAAATGTATAGCTTTAGCCACGATTGACTGAACAAGCAATTGCCGAGtggatgataatgatatacTGCTTAAGAGATATACGCCCTCTAGTAGCTTGCAGACAGAAAATGTTGAAGCGAGGTGAGAAAACCGAGATGCAAATGTTTTAGATACCTCACCAATGGTATAAGGTGAATGCGCTTCAGTGAGTTAAAAATGCTACTTCCTCTCTTGTTATAATGGGATAAGCGtcctctttcttttcttgttcgTTGTTTCTGCTTTACCATCATCACTATTTAAGTGTCTTTGTTGACAATTCGGAATTGTTCGCTTTCTCTAGTCGACACAGAAAGGGAGGGTAACGACAAGATTATATCAACTGATCAAATTAAAAACTATAGAAGTGATGATATACAAGATTTGctgtattatatataaatatatatcattgTATATTTACATTACCTAAAAGTAGAGTCACCGTATGGTTATTCTATCGTCGATATAGTCTATGAATTGTCAACACCAGTGTATGTCGTGTCTTTCTGTCGCCAGTGCTGCTGCCATTGTCATGGCATCTGTAGATTACCATGTCGCGATTTCTTGTTCTAGTTCAGAAATACTCTTAACCAACCCATCATGATCCATCACCATATAAGAACTAATTATACCCTTACGTGATTCAGATTCGAAATGAACCTTTGCATGTTTTTCGAAAAATCGATCTTCTTCATGGAAATAATCAACTTCATCGTTCTTGACTCTCTTTTTTGATCTATCATTACTAATAGTACGATCTTTACGTGTCTcagtatcatcattatccaTGTCAAAATTTACTTCATATTTCCTGCTAACAATAACATAGAAATCGTAATGTTTATCATCTCCAAGGGCAGTCGTGACATCTTCTAATGTAATCTTGTATAATGGAGGTACCACTTCTGGTGGCATATTAATCAAACGTTCGCTCATCACCAGGGAACACGTCTTATTCgaagaattatcaatattattgaaaaacatAGTCAGTTTGGAATCAATCTTGCTATGTAAATATTTCGCATAATCACTATCTTTGTTCTCCTTATAGTCAATGAAAGATAAGAAACAATATGGATCAGATTCAGTACCATCAGTTTTGATAGTCGTTGTAGgagatttcaaaatcaaatcagCCAAATTACTCAATTGAATCTTATTACTTTCTTGAGGCCCTAATAATTGACGTGAAAGATTCTTCATAGCATGGAAATCAACGTCAGGGTTACCATTATAGAAATCGAAATCAATATTcacaatttcttcttcatcatccactttgttattttcttctgCTTCATCGTCTGTACTACTGATATCAATTTCAGATTCCGAATCAGTACCATTGTTTGCCTTATCGTTTGCGGAATTACGTCTTTTCCTACTGGAAACAATCTCACTTAACTTTATTGGTTGCACCATctctaatatttttttgaagagTTATTTATTTCGTATTTATTGTTGATCAATTCTTCTCACGAGATAGCACTTTGAAGATGTATTCGCAGTCTAGAAGACAATTTCtaatcatcattatcatcgaCGCTATGCAAGctaaaatttttcattaaatgaagaaggaaaaattatcaataaatttttctttggtcATCGCGCCGTCGACGGCGCgtattttttctattttgtAAAACTGAGAAGTTGCCCGAACAATGTTGCTTCTGTAAAGGTTGTTCCGACATTCTAAACTTTTAACATTATTAGCCGTGATGAGGCTTGCAggtttgaaattgaattctttCAGGTATCTTCAATCAAcccttttttttatatgtatatgCCCATTAGAAAGGCTCGCGTATAAGACTACTTATAACTTGTGCTGGGGGCCCTGTCCATATGCCATTTTCAATTGCttacaaatattttatttaggCTTAATTACACTAGTCCCCTGTTAGAATAGGAATACCAGAAAATTAATGCATTTCTGCCTAGTAGTATATGTCTATATTTGTGGATAACAATTCGAAACCTGGCTATTTTTGTAAGATCAAAAAATGTAATAACgaatcaataaaatatatttctgTCCCCAatgcatttttttttcaaaattctGTTGCAATGCTAGCGCCGCCGTTTTCCCTATTAGTACTTCTTTTCCTCATCTCgtggaaaataaaaaaacatgGATATATGAGGAAGCCATGATGAATAAGCAAGATTACTTTAAAGTGCAATTTGGGTTTTCTTTCTCCGACAGGACAGAGCTGAATAAAAAGACATTTAACCAAGACTAGTCACTTCAGGACAAATTAATCAAAAGTAATTAGATCAAAATGTCTGACCAAGAGTTATTGGCTCAAATAAGGGCAttaaaattggaaaatgaaGCATTAAAAGTACGTCTTTCCAACACTCCTCTCCCACCTTCTCCAAATCCTTTATCGCTAGAGGAATATAATCGTTATGGAAGACAAATGATTGTAGATATGCCTTCTCCAATCGAATCCGGCCTTCCAGCGCAActaaaattgaaatctgCCAAAATACTAATAATTGGTGCAGGTGGATTAGGATCACCCgctttattatatttagcTGGTGCAGGTGTAGGGACCATTGGTATAGTGGATAATGATATCGTAGATACATCAAATTTACATCGTCAAATTATTCATGATTCTCATAGAGTTAATATGTTAAAATGTGAATCTGCAAAATTATCTAtacaaaatttgaatcCTAACGTCAATGTGGTAACTTATCCAACAAGATTGACTCATTCAAATGCATTCGAAATATTCGAAGGATATGACTTGATTTTAGATTGTACTGATACTCCTTTAACTAGATATTTAATTAGTGATGTTGCTGTGAAATTAGGAATCACTGTGGTGTCCGGATCAGGTGTCGGTACTGAGGCACAATTGAcgattttgaatttcatGAATATGGGTCCATGTTACAGATGTTTTTTCCCTGTTCCACCACCACCTACTTCAGTTGCATCATGTTCTGAAGGGGGTGTCATAGGACCTTGTATTGGTGTTATGGGTGTCATGATGGCTGTAGAGGCTATCAAGTTTATTGTCGGTGCCTACACAGTAGAAAATTTTGAACCTTACTTAGTGCTTTATTCAGGATTCCCAGGGACCTCTTCTGGTCAATCTATGAGAACCTTCAAAATGAGAAGAAGACAGAAAAATTGTGCATGCTGCAGTAATGAACCAAGTATTACAAAAGAATCCATTGAAAGTGGTTCCATTAattatgaattattttgtgGGTCTAGAAATTACAATGTTTGTCAAGCCGATGAAAGGATTTCTGTACATGAGTTTGATTCTGCCTTTTCACCGAGAGATACTGAAAGGGCAGTCAAGGAAAATCTAATAATGTTAGATGTAAGACCAAACCACcattataatatttctcaTCTACCTGATACAGTGAATATCCCGTTAaaagtattgaaaaatatgaatggTTCAATGGAACTGTTACAAGAGGTCATTCCAACAGTTAATACAGAAAGTGAAGTTATAGTTCTTTGTCGGTATGGTAATGATTCTCAGCTTGCAACGCGTTTACTAAAGGACGAGttcaaaattggaaatgTTAAAGATGTTAAGGGCGGTTTTTTTAAGTATATTGATGAGCTTGATACAACAATACCCAAATATTAGTTACAATTTACATAAAGGAtacaaaatattcataCATACATGTGTAGATACTTATACATCTAAAAGTTAAgttatttttcttcctctaTAGCATTATATTTAGCATTACTATTCCTCTCCTTCACCTAAATTTTCAACAGTTAATAAACCGGCACTGTTAGAAAAGGCATAGTACTTCCCCGTtacttcattttcattccATTTAATGCATGATATATTAATTCTGGGAAAATCTACTTTAACCTTACTAACACTATTAGCGGTAGATGTACTAACTTGATAATTATAATCTAAAACATACTTATCTTGAGGTTGATCATAATCCCACTTCCAAAGTcttaaagattttaaagtttttgaaatacCTTTAGCACCTGTCAGTAATCTTCTTGCCGcattatcaatatatatagaacCATCAGCTGCGCCACTTAATACCATTGGATGTAGTTTTGATGTACCGATACTAGCAACGGTAGTTTCCCTTGATGCTATTGGATGTATAGCAAAACATGCTCTTGGGACAGTACTTCTTATTGTATTACTACCATCTGCAAATATCATTGAATATAATCTTGGTATATAACTGAAAGGCATTAAACTACTACCTCTGAATCGGGTAACGTTAGTTAAAGTCGTTGGTATATCTTTAGGGTcgaataaattgaaataacCATCTACTGAAATTGTATTAATTACATCGTTTTCAAATTCCGAATATGAATTGCAGACGGAGAGGATATATGAATCGTGAACCCTAATGTAATATGATGGTATCATTTTTTCGAATAAATCGAATTCCGCAACATATCCATTCTTAAATCCACATACTATAGTTGACGAAGATCTGAAATCAAAACAACTTATAGATGTTGTTGACAAGGAAACGGAAATAGAAGCCGTTTCACAATACCGTATTATTGGATCAtctttgttgttattattattattatcggTATCAAGTATTGAGGATGATACTTTCGGTATTTGGATAAATTTGATAGACCCATCTTGACATACGAACCCCAATAGTCCTAATATGCCTTGTCCCATGTCTGG includes the following:
- the EAF1 gene encoding Eaf1p (similar to Saccharomyces cerevisiae EAF1 (YDR359C); ancestral locus Anc_5.417) codes for the protein MIAKSSSDLPAGTSSSDNNATTSEKNNVVIPPNNNKLLSSNIDKMINERNDRMVQLYCMSRLSDLLKINDRKEIHEQIDQFVSENNIRKGKKFQRHTLPRSSYLLQRKSISPENIVNKNNKSSRTPTPSPRAISPSALTKGNITGTNQKRQNKTLNNNNNKVGGSKSLTDLSYSKIDTHTDNNIPRTSSITIANHYVSSNNSTLKRPLQDELASTSKDEHLPPEKKLKSNLSTPISNNSNNNISSTPLTRPTPVKQELYYPGVNILPSIPTPVNSDNEFEIIPLLNDLMKLRKKQEKDKIMNDINHQRQQEKQKSLSDISSRNQVYLLMNETIPSKIPQALPLAELKYMAQTLPLINLIPRAHKALTTDIINDALNESRITVVGSRIEELRRLGLWSLRQPKKFIDSAMFNNQHTHHSTLLNEAKWMSTDFKESLNFKIAMSMVVAKAVQDYWKFGKIVCIKVKEPNYLMSININPDTVTTTVPTINDNDANLNNGNNSFVDDVSTASSNEKANDNTDDKTSNKEDITIERKAEDEKYIDISKLLERPDPSKEIVPVELPSISLEEYEQHLQDEFNKDSMKLILNSNNDPILSPLEKTLLKELPKYIGISDHELTSSQDSLPFTPISKALVTLDDEHFYKLIEKQVIDEEQSIAQLSKRRGMFYGNRRSHYLRPPPVPSLRYLQNRTPTIWLPEDDQELVRNINSYGYNWELISSHMISDRPSQSFMSNMERRTPWQCFERFVQLNEKLNFNDLKGPRAHAAQQWLMEAHKFQQAQNRRISPLGVGPDSIQRGHKRLRWASMFDSMKKIIKKRENAPKPNATQPRKPLDCKNMKVPTPAEMSELKAQRDDALRRDIQLRRTAKNRIQQKQIQAAAAAAQIASSPGALPTSSQNQKSNRSSTSTGRARSSTPKQVQSSSSLPNNVFNNNNNNIDVNGTNAVKRSLNHITQSNSNLSLSLPSPPKQPTASNAGPTPSSSGRVYTAREVIETYMRKIMAQKPDISPKMAMKAAENYYNTLKEQKQLQQQHQLQQQLQSQSPTPSHAVTTLSSAPHPQQQFPNGNGSNLGSMPNVNNVSSKIKSPTPQEILERSQQQKQEPSQSQPQPPSQPQSQSQIETLQGP
- the GGA1 gene encoding ubiquitin-binding protein (similar to Saccharomyces cerevisiae GGA1 (YDR358W) and GGA2 (YHR108W); ancestral locus Anc_5.416), which encodes MSSGIYLSDTPIRRAQASGSPLLRKIQRACRMSLPEPDLALNLDVADYINEKQGAAPRDAAIAIVNLINNRDVHTAIFALALLDVLVKNCGYPFHLQISRKEFLNELVKRFPEHPPMRYSKVHRLVLTAIEEWYQTICKHSSYKEDLGYIRDMRRLLKYKGYAFPKIQAEDLAVMRETDQLKTPSEIQKEQEIAQAAKLEELIRRGKPEDLREANKLMKIMAGFKEDNARNAKQTIQTELNKLKRKADLFNEMMSTSASPDVSNETIEELFSALKGAQPKFQKIIEEEHDDDALVQDLLKFNDTVNQLLEKYSLLKIGNSSAASQIHPVAISNTASDQQTNSGALAHEINLLDFGDDNDNATNSGSPAVQTNAINNNTNSAPVDDLLGDLNDLTISTPAPSQNFGVGGSISLGGPSQPTTSTTPANANSLDLLGELSTTTSNTTTTTNNANANSLDLFGDSTTISQQAQSTRILVHQSSTVKIEFELSRETNTTIKLKSYFSNTSTSNLTQLTFLVAIPKSMKLRLLPQSTNELPPLVQNGITQEAWVDNFDVSSVKPLKIKWKLNYMKSGCPAEETAVFTLPKV
- the CNL1 gene encoding Cnl1p (similar to Saccharomyces cerevisiae YDR357C; ancestral locus Anc_5.415): MSVDLTPGAADSKLEEDPLGIDKLSIDFDYLLYKIHGYVETIQLQTIDICHNQYTLIDEGIIEGVIDRNIQEFKKLLEKCNELENHFDMLDQIEMITKTFSERLTDLVTEYRQIKQSRS
- the UBA4 gene encoding Uba4p (similar to Saccharomyces cerevisiae UBA4 (YHR111W); ancestral locus Anc_5.421) gives rise to the protein MSDQELLAQIRALKLENEALKVRLSNTPLPPSPNPLSLEEYNRYGRQMIVDMPSPIESGLPAQLKLKSAKILIIGAGGLGSPALLYLAGAGVGTIGIVDNDIVDTSNLHRQIIHDSHRVNMLKCESAKLSIQNLNPNVNVVTYPTRLTHSNAFEIFEGYDLILDCTDTPLTRYLISDVAVKLGITVVSGSGVGTEAQLTILNFMNMGPCYRCFFPVPPPPTSVASCSEGGVIGPCIGVMGVMMAVEAIKFIVGAYTVENFEPYLVLYSGFPGTSSGQSMRTFKMRRRQKNCACCSNEPSITKESIESGSINYELFCGSRNYNVCQADERISVHEFDSAFSPRDTERAVKENLIMLDVRPNHHYNISHLPDTVNIPLKVLKNMNGSMELLQEVIPTVNTESEVIVLCRYGNDSQLATRLLKDEFKIGNVKDVKGGFFKYIDELDTTIPKY
- the BCP1 gene encoding protein-transporting protein BCP1 (similar to Saccharomyces cerevisiae BCP1 (YDR361C); ancestral locus Anc_5.418) encodes the protein MVQPIKLSEIVSSRKRRNSANDKANNGTDSESEIDISSTDDEAEENNKVDDEEEIVNIDFDFYNGNPDVDFHAMKNLSRQLLGPQESNKIQLSNLADLILKSPTTTIKTDGTESDPYCFLSFIDYKENKDSDYAKYLHSKIDSKLTMFFNNIDNSSNKTCSLVMSERLINMPPEVVPPLYKITLEDVTTALGDDKHYDFYVIVSRKYEVNFDMDNDDTETRKDRTISNDRSKKRVKNDEVDYFHEEDRFFEKHAKVHFESESRKGIISSYMVMDHDGLVKSISELEQEIATW